One stretch of Saccharomonospora xinjiangensis XJ-54 DNA includes these proteins:
- a CDS encoding RES family NAD+ phosphorylase, with product MARLPRPPSRAVLVNALRPTEDIVAVHPNTRLVRVFTAHGRHPQQWDTFRYTGPLPHGRFDPQQPKHGELVTDPRNGVLYFGLSVRTSVAEVYQTTSTVDRKTRGPHLVVVRPARTLRLLDLCGLWPTRVGASQEISSGPKKITQAWARAIRSAYRDLDGVWYRSSMDAGEPAVCLWDPPAGGALPSVPDVLLPLDHPGLDVPLSRVCEELNYVLVN from the coding sequence ATGGCACGACTGCCCCGTCCGCCGTCGCGGGCCGTACTGGTCAACGCGCTGCGCCCAACCGAAGACATCGTCGCCGTCCACCCGAACACCCGGTTGGTGCGGGTGTTCACAGCCCACGGAAGGCACCCGCAGCAGTGGGACACCTTTCGCTACACGGGTCCTCTTCCCCACGGACGGTTCGACCCGCAACAGCCCAAGCACGGCGAACTCGTCACCGACCCGCGCAACGGGGTGCTGTACTTCGGGCTGTCCGTGCGCACGAGTGTGGCCGAGGTGTACCAGACGACCTCGACGGTTGACCGCAAGACCCGGGGCCCGCACCTCGTGGTCGTACGACCCGCCCGCACTCTGCGGCTGCTGGATTTGTGCGGCCTATGGCCGACGCGCGTCGGCGCTTCCCAGGAGATCTCCAGCGGCCCCAAGAAGATAACCCAGGCCTGGGCAAGGGCGATCCGTTCCGCCTACCGCGATCTCGACGGCGTCTGGTACCGCTCGTCGATGGACGCGGGCGAGCCTGCGGTGTGCCTCTGGGACCCTCCGGCGGGAGGGGCGTTGCCGTCCGTGCCCGATGTGCTGCTTCCCCTCGACCACCCGGGACTGGACGTACCGCTGTCCCGGGTGTGCGAGGAACTCAACTACGTCCTGGTCAACTGA
- a CDS encoding ABC transporter permease yields the protein MSKADKSGIGTGEGVHTDPAALDDLSAAGAPSAEVGPDGGVEGYRPGKTLRLGVELRRQLRRRRTQLVLALVALLPFILVTAFEIGDANPNRRSGAFIDLATASAPNFVVVAMLVSGSFLLPMIVALYFGDTVASEASWSSMKYLLAVPVPRHRLLRQKAVASALLSALTLMVLPLVSLAVGVVWYGAGEAISPTGDSVSFGASVMALALGTIYIIVQLSWVAALGLLLSVSTDAPLGAVGGTVLVAILSQILDQITALGDLRDFLPTHFSFAWMDLIATDVDWTNMASGVLSAVVYAAVFGLLAARRFATKDITS from the coding sequence ATGAGCAAGGCTGACAAGTCCGGCATCGGCACCGGCGAGGGCGTGCACACCGACCCGGCTGCCCTCGACGACCTCAGCGCGGCAGGCGCGCCCAGCGCCGAGGTTGGCCCGGACGGTGGGGTCGAGGGCTATCGTCCCGGCAAAACGCTGCGGCTGGGTGTGGAGTTGCGCAGGCAGCTGCGCAGGCGCCGCACCCAGCTGGTGCTCGCTCTGGTGGCACTGCTGCCGTTCATTCTCGTGACGGCGTTCGAGATCGGTGACGCCAATCCGAACCGCCGGTCGGGCGCGTTCATCGACCTGGCCACGGCGAGCGCGCCGAACTTCGTCGTCGTCGCGATGCTGGTGTCCGGGTCGTTCCTGCTGCCGATGATCGTCGCTTTGTACTTCGGCGACACCGTCGCCAGCGAGGCGTCGTGGTCGAGCATGAAATATCTGCTCGCCGTCCCCGTGCCGCGTCACCGGCTGCTGCGGCAGAAAGCCGTCGCGTCGGCGCTGCTCTCGGCGCTCACGCTCATGGTGCTTCCGCTGGTCTCACTGGCTGTGGGCGTCGTGTGGTACGGCGCGGGCGAGGCGATCAGCCCCACCGGTGATTCCGTGTCGTTCGGGGCGAGCGTGATGGCGCTCGCACTCGGCACGATCTACATCATCGTCCAGCTGTCCTGGGTCGCCGCGCTCGGACTGTTGCTCAGTGTGTCCACCGATGCCCCACTCGGCGCGGTCGGCGGCACCGTGCTGGTCGCCATCCTGTCGCAGATCCTCGATCAGATCACCGCCCTCGGCGACCTGCGCGACTTTCTGCCGACCCACTTCTCGTTCGCGTGGATGGATCTCATCGCCACGGACGTCGATTGGACCAACATGGCGAGCGGTGTCCTCTCGGCGGTGGTGTACGCGGCGGTGTTCGGTCTGCTGGCCGCACGCCGGTTCGCGACGAAGGACATCACGAGCTGA
- a CDS encoding alpha/beta fold hydrolase, translated as MPRARRARLLTLLAVAALVITGALVWADDGDRPPGYTTNEAVIDVAAAPGSDDRVQLDTTMYVPERTPAPAVLVPHGFGGDKNSVAREAAELAERGFVVLTYSARGFGRSTGRIALNDPDHEVADASQLVDYLASRPEVALDEDGDPSIGVTGASYGGALALLLAGNDERIDVIAPVMTYNDLGQALLPNAATTEPIASGTPAPGAFSDGGVFKRAWAGSLFSAGLGPARPSGPGAEAPEPGDDPEDGEDAGFSSGTAGASVPMPGQRLPVGENDGSPCGRFTEQVCAAYTDVATDGVASEQTLALLRRVSPVSVTDNITAPTLLVQGTSDTLFGLDQADANARQITGAGGEVSVIWYTGGHDGGVPGAQLRTTIGDFLEHHLIGEGDDPGIRFAYDVQGALRTNGTPSVRTVEATAYPGLRTAPADRRTIQLAGTEQVAQRPPGATPSAVSGIPGLNRVLANSSRIAGLFAVDPPGQAAMFTSGPVDSQLLITGAPTVTLNVAAAGDSARGRDAVLFVKLFDVNPDGSRSLPGSAVAPVRIPALPADGTPVEVTVTLPGVVRPIEAGHSLQLVVATTDQAYATPTEGAAYRISLSGDSAVSVPLVPGTTMTSGWPVTQLLGIGGVLAVVALVAVVAAIRRRRSHHVDPKLADTPLVIRDLTKSYPGGLTAVKDLSFRVERGQVLGLLGPNGAGKTTTLRMLMGLIQPTAGDITVFGHAVSPGAPVLSRIGSFVEGSGFLPHLSGAENLKLYWAATGRPAEQARFEEALEIAGLGDAVHRRVRTYSQGMRQRLAIAQAMLGLPDLLVLDEPTNGLDPPQIHQMREVLRRYAATGRTVLVSSHLLAEVEQTCTHVVVMHRGSLVASGEVSDIVSAGGEASFRVDDPAAAVKVLREIDGVISAHADDDAVHADLDGLPRSEAVAALVRAGVAVEQAGPRRRLEDVFLQLVGEGERDR; from the coding sequence ATGCCTCGCGCGAGGCGCGCCCGTCTGCTCACGCTGTTGGCCGTTGCCGCGCTGGTGATTACGGGTGCGCTGGTGTGGGCCGACGACGGCGACCGGCCGCCCGGCTACACGACCAACGAGGCCGTGATCGACGTCGCCGCCGCTCCCGGCTCCGACGACCGTGTTCAACTCGACACGACGATGTACGTGCCGGAACGGACACCCGCCCCTGCCGTGCTCGTGCCACACGGGTTCGGCGGCGACAAGAACAGCGTCGCGCGCGAAGCAGCCGAGCTGGCCGAACGGGGTTTCGTCGTGCTGACGTACTCGGCGCGCGGCTTCGGTCGCAGCACCGGCCGCATCGCTTTGAATGACCCTGACCACGAGGTCGCCGACGCCTCACAGCTCGTGGACTACCTGGCCAGCCGTCCCGAGGTCGCGCTCGACGAGGACGGCGACCCCAGTATCGGAGTCACCGGCGCGTCCTACGGCGGTGCTCTCGCCCTGCTGCTGGCAGGTAACGACGAGAGGATCGACGTCATCGCACCCGTGATGACCTACAACGACCTGGGTCAGGCTCTGCTTCCCAACGCGGCGACCACGGAGCCGATCGCAAGCGGTACCCCGGCTCCGGGCGCGTTCTCCGACGGTGGTGTCTTCAAACGAGCGTGGGCCGGTTCGCTGTTCTCGGCCGGGCTCGGTCCCGCTCGGCCGTCCGGGCCTGGTGCGGAGGCCCCTGAGCCGGGCGACGACCCCGAGGACGGCGAGGACGCCGGTTTCTCCTCCGGTACCGCCGGAGCGAGTGTTCCCATGCCGGGGCAACGCCTCCCTGTCGGCGAGAACGACGGGAGTCCGTGCGGACGGTTCACCGAACAGGTGTGCGCGGCGTACACGGACGTCGCGACCGACGGCGTCGCGAGCGAGCAGACACTCGCCCTGCTGCGCCGGGTGTCACCGGTGTCGGTCACCGACAACATCACCGCTCCGACGTTGCTCGTCCAGGGCACCTCCGACACCCTGTTCGGCCTCGACCAGGCCGACGCCAACGCACGTCAGATCACCGGGGCTGGCGGCGAGGTGTCCGTCATCTGGTACACCGGCGGCCATGACGGCGGCGTCCCAGGGGCGCAGCTGCGCACCACCATCGGCGATTTCCTCGAACACCACCTCATCGGCGAGGGAGACGATCCCGGCATCCGGTTCGCCTACGACGTTCAGGGCGCACTCCGCACCAACGGAACCCCGTCCGTGCGCACCGTCGAGGCCACCGCGTATCCGGGCCTGCGCACCGCCCCTGCCGACCGGCGAACCATCCAGCTCGCCGGCACCGAGCAGGTGGCCCAGCGTCCACCCGGCGCCACCCCGTCGGCCGTCAGCGGCATCCCCGGATTGAACCGGGTGCTCGCCAACTCCTCACGCATTGCGGGGCTCTTCGCCGTTGATCCGCCTGGCCAGGCGGCCATGTTCACGTCGGGACCGGTGGACTCCCAGCTTCTGATCACCGGCGCGCCGACCGTGACGCTGAACGTCGCGGCGGCGGGCGACTCGGCGAGAGGTCGCGACGCGGTGCTCTTCGTCAAACTCTTCGACGTCAATCCGGACGGTTCGCGCAGCCTGCCCGGCAGTGCCGTCGCACCAGTGCGCATACCCGCGCTTCCCGCCGACGGCACGCCGGTCGAGGTGACGGTCACGCTGCCCGGCGTGGTGCGTCCGATCGAAGCGGGCCACAGCCTCCAACTTGTGGTGGCCACCACCGACCAGGCCTATGCCACACCGACCGAAGGCGCGGCGTACCGGATCTCGCTGTCCGGCGATTCGGCGGTCTCCGTGCCTCTGGTGCCCGGCACCACGATGACGTCCGGTTGGCCCGTCACCCAACTGCTCGGAATCGGCGGTGTGCTCGCCGTGGTCGCTCTGGTGGCCGTCGTCGCCGCCATCCGGCGAAGGCGTTCGCACCACGTGGACCCTAAACTCGCCGACACGCCGTTGGTCATCCGCGACCTCACGAAGTCCTATCCCGGTGGGCTGACCGCCGTGAAGGACCTGTCCTTCCGAGTGGAGCGTGGCCAGGTGCTTGGGCTACTCGGCCCCAACGGCGCTGGTAAGACAACCACACTGCGCATGCTGATGGGGCTCATCCAGCCCACGGCGGGTGACATCACGGTCTTCGGCCACGCCGTCTCGCCCGGCGCACCGGTGCTGTCGCGCATCGGCTCGTTCGTCGAGGGCTCCGGTTTCCTGCCGCACCTGTCGGGCGCGGAGAACCTCAAGCTCTACTGGGCGGCCACCGGGCGCCCGGCAGAGCAGGCGCGGTTCGAGGAAGCGCTGGAGATCGCGGGGCTCGGCGATGCCGTCCACCGCAGGGTTCGCACCTACAGCCAGGGCATGCGCCAGCGGCTCGCCATCGCCCAAGCCATGCTCGGCCTGCCTGATCTGCTCGTCCTCGACGAACCCACCAACGGGCTCGACCCGCCGCAGATCCACCAGATGCGCGAGGTGTTGCGTCGCTACGCCGCCACGGGGCGCACCGTTCTCGTGTCGAGCCATCTGCTCGCCGAGGTCGAACAGACCTGCACCCACGTCGTCGTAATGCACCGCGGTTCGCTGGTGGCGTCGGGCGAGGTCAGCGACATCGTCTCCGCCGGAGGTGAAGCCAGCTTCCGTGTCGATGACCCCGCCGCCGCAGTGAAGGTTCTCCGCGAGATCGACGGAGTGATCAGCGCGCACGCCGACGACGATGCCGTCCATGCCGATCTCGACGGCCTGCCGCGTTCCGAAGCCGTGGCCGCGCTCGTCCGGGCAGGTGTGGCTGTGGAACAGGCAGGCCCACGGCGCCGGCTGGAGGACGTGTTCCTCCAGCTGGTCGGAGAAGGGGAGCGCGACCGATGA
- a CDS encoding S9 family peptidase → MRPTDLGRMAIPGRPALRGELLLTAVTRPDPDADTYRSILVRIGSPEPSPWTHGERDTAPAISPDGRWVAFLRATGTDAPQLHVMPSAGGESRRLTDLPLGAGAPVWAPDSRRIAFTADVPEPGRYGTAVNGSGSVVSPERERPRRITRLDYRIDDKGFTRDRPRRLFVIDAVKTEDSGLTPATAEEPMPLTDAAVSVADPAWTPDGSGVVVVAPRDWDARETRHEDLYVVPSEGGTPSLLVRGRGNVSLPVVAEDGTVYFYGTSFDGFAGVARNTGLWATSLTEPASPVRLTDAETVDCETSAGPPAPRRDDVLIAVRHRGAVELRSVPRDVPRDSDGAVLDTLTLVTGKHAAVRSFAIDGERVAVVQAGPADAGEVLLLDDGTVSIVTDFSASLRETGIRPVEELTATAPDGYPVHGWVVAPDGDGPHPVLLVVHGGPFAQYDWGLFDEAQVYASAGYLVVLPNPRGSAGYGESHGRAVVGALGTVDADDVLALLDAALTRPDADADRVGVMGGSYGGFMTGWLAAHHGHRFTAAWSERAVNAWDSFTGSSDIGWWFAGAYVGDDPEEQRRRSPLAHADRIRIPFAIAHSEHDWRCPIEQAQRMFVALKAGGCETEMLLFPGEGHELTRSGSPRHRIQRFDAVLEWWQRHLPVS, encoded by the coding sequence ATGCGCCCCACAGATCTCGGCCGCATGGCCATCCCCGGTCGCCCGGCGTTGCGGGGCGAGTTGTTGCTGACCGCGGTGACTCGCCCCGACCCGGACGCCGACACCTATCGCAGCATCCTGGTCCGAATCGGTTCCCCTGAGCCTTCGCCGTGGACGCACGGCGAACGGGACACCGCGCCGGCGATCTCTCCCGACGGCCGGTGGGTGGCCTTCCTCCGGGCCACCGGCACGGACGCCCCGCAACTGCACGTGATGCCCTCCGCCGGTGGCGAGTCACGCAGGCTCACCGACCTTCCCCTTGGCGCTGGAGCGCCGGTGTGGGCTCCGGACTCCCGCCGCATCGCCTTCACCGCCGACGTTCCCGAGCCCGGCCGGTACGGCACGGCCGTCAACGGCTCCGGGTCGGTGGTGAGTCCCGAGCGTGAACGGCCTCGGCGTATCACCCGCCTCGACTACCGCATCGACGACAAGGGCTTCACCAGGGACCGGCCTCGCCGCCTCTTCGTCATCGACGCGGTGAAGACTGAGGACAGCGGACTCACGCCCGCCACGGCGGAGGAACCGATGCCGCTCACCGACGCGGCGGTCTCCGTCGCGGACCCGGCCTGGACGCCCGACGGCAGTGGCGTCGTGGTCGTCGCGCCGAGGGACTGGGACGCCAGGGAGACACGGCACGAGGACCTCTACGTCGTCCCCTCGGAGGGAGGTACCCCCTCCCTGCTCGTGCGGGGTAGGGGAAACGTGTCCCTTCCGGTGGTGGCCGAGGACGGCACGGTGTACTTCTACGGCACCTCGTTCGACGGCTTCGCCGGGGTCGCGCGGAACACGGGCCTGTGGGCCACGTCCCTCACCGAGCCGGCCAGTCCGGTGAGACTGACCGACGCGGAAACGGTTGACTGCGAGACCTCGGCGGGCCCGCCCGCGCCGCGCCGGGACGACGTGCTGATCGCGGTCCGCCATCGCGGGGCCGTGGAGCTTCGCAGCGTGCCGCGTGACGTTCCCCGTGACTCCGACGGTGCCGTGCTCGACACGTTGACCCTCGTGACGGGGAAGCATGCCGCCGTGCGGTCCTTCGCCATCGACGGCGAACGCGTGGCGGTCGTGCAGGCTGGTCCTGCCGACGCGGGTGAGGTCCTGCTTCTCGACGACGGCACGGTCTCCATCGTCACGGACTTCTCAGCCTCGCTGCGAGAGACCGGGATCAGGCCCGTCGAGGAATTGACGGCCACAGCGCCGGACGGCTACCCCGTCCACGGCTGGGTGGTGGCCCCGGACGGTGACGGCCCGCATCCCGTCCTGCTCGTGGTGCACGGGGGCCCCTTTGCCCAGTACGACTGGGGATTGTTCGACGAGGCACAGGTCTACGCCTCCGCTGGCTACCTCGTTGTGTTGCCCAACCCCCGTGGTTCCGCGGGATACGGAGAGTCGCACGGGCGCGCGGTCGTCGGTGCGCTGGGGACGGTGGACGCCGACGACGTGCTTGCCCTGCTCGACGCCGCGTTGACGAGGCCGGATGCCGACGCGGACCGTGTCGGGGTCATGGGCGGCTCCTACGGCGGTTTCATGACCGGCTGGCTCGCCGCCCACCACGGCCACCGGTTCACGGCGGCGTGGAGCGAACGCGCCGTCAACGCCTGGGACTCCTTCACGGGCAGCTCGGACATCGGCTGGTGGTTCGCCGGTGCCTACGTCGGCGACGACCCCGAGGAACAGCGCCGTCGCAGTCCCCTCGCCCATGCAGACCGCATCCGCATCCCCTTCGCGATCGCGCATTCGGAACACGACTGGCGCTGCCCGATCGAGCAGGCGCAGCGCATGTTCGTCGCACTGAAGGCCGGGGGATGCGAGACGGAGATGCTGCTGTTCCCCGGCGAGGGACACGAACTGACCCGGTCGGGAAGCCCTCGGCACCGCATCCAACGGTTCGACGCGGTGCTCGAGTGGTGGCAGCGACACCTGCCGGTCAGTTGA
- a CDS encoding TerC family protein, with amino-acid sequence MSVPVWVWIATIGGLLLLIAVDLVIVDRKPHQVTTGEAARWVIFYVSCAIVFGIGVWVLAGHDSGVEFFTGYITEYSLSVDNLFIFMVIMASFRVPAIHQHRVLLIGILLALVMRAAFIAVGAALIAKFVWVFFVFGGFLIWTAANMVKEKKDDEEEYSENALTRLVRRLFPVTPDYVGHKMLVKQDGKRSLTPMFVVIVAIGSADLLFAVDSIPAIFGITQEAYLVFTANAFALMGLRQLYFLLGGLVAKLVYLSYGLAVILGFIGVKLVLHALHEYHVTPSWLAINNWMSLGVIVTVLTITTIASLRKARRDPNAVGKINLQAGSSVEGTPEPSRD; translated from the coding sequence ATGAGCGTGCCCGTATGGGTGTGGATCGCCACGATAGGGGGCTTGCTCCTCCTCATCGCGGTCGATCTGGTGATCGTCGATCGGAAGCCCCACCAGGTCACCACGGGTGAGGCGGCAAGGTGGGTGATCTTCTACGTCTCCTGCGCGATCGTCTTCGGCATCGGGGTGTGGGTTCTGGCGGGGCACGACTCGGGTGTCGAGTTCTTCACGGGCTACATCACCGAGTACTCGCTTTCCGTGGACAACCTGTTCATCTTCATGGTGATCATGGCGTCGTTCCGGGTCCCTGCGATTCATCAGCACCGGGTTCTGCTGATCGGCATCCTGCTGGCGTTGGTCATGCGTGCGGCGTTCATCGCCGTCGGTGCCGCGCTGATCGCGAAATTCGTGTGGGTGTTCTTCGTCTTCGGCGGCTTCCTCATCTGGACCGCGGCCAACATGGTCAAGGAGAAGAAGGACGACGAGGAGGAGTACAGCGAGAACGCACTCACGCGGCTGGTGCGCAGGCTCTTCCCGGTGACCCCGGACTACGTGGGCCACAAGATGCTGGTCAAGCAGGACGGCAAGCGGTCCCTGACCCCGATGTTCGTGGTGATCGTCGCCATCGGCAGCGCGGATCTCCTCTTCGCCGTTGACTCGATCCCCGCGATCTTCGGTATCACGCAGGAGGCGTATCTCGTCTTCACCGCGAACGCGTTCGCGCTGATGGGGCTGCGCCAGCTTTACTTCCTGCTCGGTGGCCTCGTGGCCAAGCTGGTCTACCTCTCCTACGGCCTCGCGGTCATCCTGGGCTTCATCGGGGTCAAGCTCGTGCTCCACGCGCTGCACGAGTACCACGTCACGCCCTCGTGGTTGGCGATCAACAACTGGATGTCCCTCGGGGTCATCGTGACGGTGCTGACCATCACCACCATCGCGAGCCTCAGGAAGGCCAGGAGGGATCCGAACGCCGTCGGCAAGATCAACTTGCAGGCAGGGTCGTCCGTCGAGGGCACACCAGAGCCGTCGCGAGACTGA
- a CDS encoding MBL fold metallo-hydrolase: protein MNVTEDYTGHVEPGGAAARRTLDALTITKVSVGPMDNNAYLLVCRATNEALVIDAANEYDRLSDLIGHDSDRPSLRTIVTTHQHADHWQALGALAGAYGADTVVHPADADPLPVPPDVLVEHGDTVSFGDITLEVIHLRGHTPGSIALLYRDPKGHPHLFTGDSLFPGGVGKTTSEEDFTSLIDDVEQRIFAELPDETWFYPGHGDDSTLGAERPSLGEWRRRGW from the coding sequence GTGAACGTCACCGAGGACTACACCGGCCACGTCGAACCCGGTGGTGCGGCCGCGCGGCGCACGCTCGACGCGCTGACCATCACCAAGGTTTCCGTCGGCCCCATGGACAACAACGCCTACCTGCTGGTCTGCCGCGCCACCAACGAGGCGCTCGTCATCGACGCGGCCAACGAGTACGACCGGCTGTCCGACCTCATCGGCCACGACTCCGACCGGCCTTCGCTGCGCACGATCGTCACGACCCACCAGCACGCCGACCATTGGCAGGCGCTCGGCGCGCTGGCCGGCGCGTACGGCGCGGACACCGTGGTGCACCCTGCGGACGCCGATCCGCTGCCCGTACCGCCGGACGTCCTGGTGGAGCACGGCGACACGGTGTCGTTCGGCGACATCACGCTGGAGGTCATCCACCTTCGCGGTCACACGCCGGGCTCGATCGCCCTCCTCTACCGTGACCCGAAGGGGCACCCCCACCTGTTCACCGGGGACTCCCTCTTCCCCGGTGGGGTCGGCAAGACCACGTCGGAGGAGGACTTCACCTCGCTCATCGACGACGTGGAACAGCGGATCTTCGCCGAACTGCCCGACGAGACCTGGTTCTATCCCGGCCACGGTGACGATTCGACCCTCGGTGCCGAGCGTCCGAGCCTGGGTGAGTGGCGCCGGCGCGGCTGGTGA
- a CDS encoding NUDIX hydrolase, translating into MESVIDSVTWILVRERRLLAVRTKGRQKFYLPGGKREPGESDVECLCREIHEELGVALRPRSFSLFSVLDELADGYSDGRRVHMTAYTAGYDGRLRPGREIAELAWLTSEDAHRCPPAGRRALGILAERGEID; encoded by the coding sequence GTGGAGAGCGTGATCGACAGCGTGACCTGGATCCTCGTCAGGGAACGGCGGCTGCTGGCCGTGCGGACGAAGGGCAGGCAGAAGTTCTACCTCCCCGGCGGCAAACGGGAACCGGGGGAGAGCGACGTCGAATGCCTGTGCCGGGAGATTCACGAGGAACTGGGAGTGGCACTCCGGCCGCGCAGTTTCAGCTTGTTCTCGGTGCTCGACGAACTCGCCGACGGCTATTCCGACGGGCGGCGGGTCCACATGACCGCCTACACCGCGGGATACGACGGCCGTCTGCGGCCGGGCAGGGAGATCGCCGAGTTGGCGTGGCTGACCTCGGAGGACGCCCACCGCTGTCCGCCCGCGGGGCGGCGGGCTCTCGGAATTCTGGCCGAACGAGGCGAGATCGACTGA
- a CDS encoding acyltransferase family protein, giving the protein MIRVVAILLVLIGHFTGVAAKVPGIEPYPVRIDVRFGTITLLVLSGYFIGPTLRRGAPGRWFRARLARLLPAYVIAVLLVYTVSRLVVVRFNGGVHQDGLSGLLFLDPIMPHDPSPDALPAWHVPDVNDLVLNLLLLHEWNLDPWHRIDGSYWTMPVQVAAFAVAALLWRAKLHRRVGAQKMLWAAMALSALALVVRIFVGGVAAATGTLYAYLFAAGAAIWLWQQRRLSSAQLSALLAAALVIQSLRGPWYATLGFAVMLAMMCAAARGPDWDVKGVRLLRRPVSWLAGISYGLYLVHQQLGYIIARALSEAGVSPWWLRLSVVFGAAIALGWLLTVVVERPAHRMFVRRDTPAVARPTEAVGRSDTRGTSVGGPP; this is encoded by the coding sequence GTGATCCGGGTCGTGGCCATCCTGCTGGTGCTGATCGGCCATTTCACCGGAGTGGCGGCGAAAGTTCCCGGCATCGAACCGTACCCCGTGCGGATTGACGTCCGATTCGGCACGATCACGCTGCTGGTGTTGTCCGGCTATTTCATCGGACCGACTCTCCGGCGCGGTGCTCCCGGACGCTGGTTCCGCGCGCGCCTCGCCCGTCTGCTGCCCGCATACGTGATCGCCGTGCTGCTGGTCTACACGGTGTCGCGGCTCGTGGTCGTGCGGTTCAACGGGGGAGTGCACCAGGACGGGCTTTCGGGACTGCTGTTCCTCGACCCGATCATGCCGCACGACCCGTCGCCGGACGCCCTTCCCGCCTGGCACGTCCCCGATGTGAACGACCTGGTGCTCAACCTCCTGCTGTTGCACGAGTGGAATCTCGACCCGTGGCACCGGATCGACGGCTCGTACTGGACGATGCCGGTGCAGGTGGCAGCCTTCGCGGTGGCCGCGTTGCTGTGGCGAGCCAAGCTGCACCGCCGAGTTGGTGCGCAGAAGATGTTGTGGGCGGCGATGGCGCTGTCCGCGCTTGCGCTGGTGGTGCGGATCTTCGTCGGGGGAGTGGCCGCGGCGACCGGGACGCTGTACGCGTACCTGTTCGCCGCGGGGGCGGCGATCTGGTTGTGGCAGCAACGCAGGCTCTCGTCGGCACAGCTCAGTGCGCTGCTCGCGGCCGCGCTGGTGATCCAGAGCCTCCGAGGTCCGTGGTACGCGACGCTCGGGTTCGCGGTGATGCTCGCGATGATGTGCGCGGCGGCTCGCGGCCCCGACTGGGACGTCAAGGGAGTGCGACTGCTTCGCCGTCCCGTTTCCTGGCTGGCCGGGATCAGCTACGGCCTGTACCTCGTCCACCAGCAACTCGGCTACATCATCGCGAGGGCGTTGTCCGAGGCCGGTGTCTCGCCGTGGTGGCTACGCTTGTCGGTGGTGTTCGGGGCGGCCATCGCCCTCGGCTGGCTGCTGACCGTGGTCGTCGAGCGTCCGGCGCACCGTATGTTCGTCCGGCGAGACACACCCGCTGTGGCTCGCCCCACGGAAGCGGTCGGCCGGAGCGACACTCGCGGCACTTCTGTCGGTGGCCCGCCCTAG